GTTTTGTAACCGGTAAAAAAGGCTCCTTGATAGGGATCGTGTTCCGGCGCTTGATATTGCCCGTTTTCGTCTGCGTCTTGCTCAGGTGTTTCATGTGTATTTTGTGATTGAAGCGAGTCCTTGGACTGATCTTTGAACAAAAAATCGGCCAGGAACGGGGTAATGGTAATGGCGGTAATCCAGCTTAGGAAAAGTGAAATCGACAGCACGTAGAATAAGGTCTGACAGAACTCACCCGTGGCATCGTCCGAGGTGCCAATTGGTGCGAAGGCGAGAATGGCAATGATGGTCGCACCAAGCAAAGGCCAGACGGTTTGCTTGATGATCGCTTGCGCGGAACTCAGTGTGGATTGCCCCTTTTGTCGACCGATCAAAATGCCTTCAGTGACGACAATGGCGTTATCTACCAGCATACCTAAGGCAATGATCAGAGCCCCGAGGGAGATGCGTTGCAGATCAATCACAAACACCTTCATAAAAATGAAGGTGCCAAGCACGGTGAGGAACAAGACGGTGCCGATTAGCAGGCCACTCTTGAACCCCATAAACAGTAGGAGTACGACGATAACGATTACCACGGCTTCGGCCAGGTTCAGTACGAAATCACTGATCGAGCGGGAGACTTCGTCAGGCTGAAAGTACATGGTATCGATTTCAATGCCGATAGGGCGATAGCCTTCGAGCTCATTCAAACGGGCACGGAGCGTCTCTCCAACGCTGACAACATTGACACCGGATGCGAAGGAAACTCCCACGTTGATCGCAGGTTGCCCATTAAAACGAACAATGTTGGTGGGAATTTCATCGTAACCGCGTTCTACCGTGGCAACATCCCCCAGGTAAATCAGGTTTTGAGCACCTTGTTCACTGATCAGCAGGTTTTCTAATTGATCTACCGACTCAAACTCACCGGTCGGGTGCAGTCGAATATTTTCCTGTCCTACATGGATGGAACCAGCATTGGATACGGAGTTTTGGTTGCCAACGATGCTGTAGATCCGCTGTAGCGAAATTCCCAATGAGGCCAGCTTGTTCTTGTCGATATTGATGAATACTTTTTCCGGTTGAATACCGGCAACGCTGACTTTGCCGACGCCATCGACCAACACCAACTCGCGCTTCAAAAAGTCCACGTAGTCACTAAGTTCTTTTTGGCTGTAGCCTTCCCCTGTGATATTGAACATGATGCCGTAGACATCCCCGAAATCGTCATTAACTAATGGGGTTTTGACACCGGGCGGTAAATTACGGCTGGCGTCTTTCACTTTTCGGCGCAACTCATCCCAGATTTGGGGAAGGTAGTTGGCGTCGTATTTGTCTTTAATGGTGACAGTAATTTGAGATAAGCCGGGCGTGGATATAGACGTAATCTCATCCACGTAGGCGAGTTGTTGAATGGCGTTTTCCAGCAGATAGGTGACTTCTTCTTCCACTTGTTGAGGGGAGGCCCCTGGGTAGCGGGTGACAACGATGGCGTCCTTGATGGTGAATTCAGGGTCTTCTAACCTGCCTAACTCATCGAAGGATAAAATACCGCCAATGAGCAGAATTAACGTAACCAGCCAACTGGTGACTTTGTTGTTGATGAAATAGCCTGCAGTATCCATTTACAGTCCTCGCTCTCGTTCCCACGGACGAACCTGCATTCCTTCTTTAATGTTGGTTACTCCGGCCGTTACTATGATGTCTCCCGGTTTCAAGCCTCCGAAGACTTCTATGCCAGCGCTGGTGAGCTGACCCACCTGGACTTCTGCGAGGTGTGCGGTGTGGTTGTCAGGATCAATCTTCCACACATTACGAACTTTGCTGTCGGCTGTTTGGGTGTCGTAAGAGAACACCGCACTGGACGGGAT
This genomic stretch from Litoribrevibacter albus harbors:
- a CDS encoding efflux RND transporter permease subunit, giving the protein MDTAGYFINNKVTSWLVTLILLIGGILSFDELGRLEDPEFTIKDAIVVTRYPGASPQQVEEEVTYLLENAIQQLAYVDEITSISTPGLSQITVTIKDKYDANYLPQIWDELRRKVKDASRNLPPGVKTPLVNDDFGDVYGIMFNITGEGYSQKELSDYVDFLKRELVLVDGVGKVSVAGIQPEKVFINIDKNKLASLGISLQRIYSIVGNQNSVSNAGSIHVGQENIRLHPTGEFESVDQLENLLISEQGAQNLIYLGDVATVERGYDEIPTNIVRFNGQPAINVGVSFASGVNVVSVGETLRARLNELEGYRPIGIEIDTMYFQPDEVSRSISDFVLNLAEAVVIVIVVLLLFMGFKSGLLIGTVLFLTVLGTFIFMKVFVIDLQRISLGALIIALGMLVDNAIVVTEGILIGRQKGQSTLSSAQAIIKQTVWPLLGATIIAILAFAPIGTSDDATGEFCQTLFYVLSISLFLSWITAITITPFLADFLFKDQSKDSLQSQNTHETPEQDADENGQYQAPEHDPYQGAFFTGYKTLLDFSMRHRVPTMIVMVIALAGSIVGFANIKQSFFPPSTTPIFLIDYWKPQGTDIRDTHYDIQQAEQYILQKEFVQHVTATVGKGAQRFILTYSPEKQYSNYAQLIIRTDSLEDIQPFIAELTSYFDDHFPDAQVKFKRLMLGPSDDAKIEARLTGADPDVLRRLAVQVEEIMYQDPGASYIRHDWRNRAKVIRPEFSEARARKLGINKSDLDQLLLMSFVGSPIGLYRDGTDLLPIEVRLPDHQRQTVNSLPNLQVWSPITNNYVAISQVVSDFNTEWEDQVIHRRDRKRTLTIQADPNILGNETAAQVFSRLRPKIEAIELPQGYHLTWGGEFESSGKAKGALFGALPMGYLLMFIVTILLFSAVRTPIIIWACVPLAMIGIVIGFLLTGKAFGFMALLGMLSLSGMIVKNGIVLVDQINTELANGIEPYQAVFMSAVSRVRPVSMAAITTMLGMIPLLFDAFFESMAVVIIFGLGFATVLTLIVIPVLYTILYRIQYRHLSHL